In Gopherus evgoodei ecotype Sinaloan lineage chromosome 10, rGopEvg1_v1.p, whole genome shotgun sequence, a single window of DNA contains:
- the C10H7orf26 gene encoding uncharacterized protein C7orf26 homolog isoform X2, whose amino-acid sequence MNDIRHSLLRRDALSAAKEVLYHLDIYFSSQLQNAPLPIVDKGPIELLEEFIFQVPKERNSQPKRLNSLQELQLLEIMCSYFQEQTKDSVRQIIFSALFSPQGNKADDGRMILLGKLVSMAVAVCRVPVLECAASWLQRTPAIYSVRLARALVDDYCCLVPGSIQTLKQIFNASPRFCCQFITSVTVLYDLSSDDLIPPSDLLEMVVSWIFEDPRLILITFLNTPIAANLPIGFLELTPLTGLIRWCVKAPLAYKRKKKASLSNGHLTNKIAKDSATGADKDCHLLYSKLHLSVLQVLMMLQGHLTEKNLYGRLGLVPFDHVVPLVEEINRLSDELNPLNASKEIELALDRLAQALQVAMASGALLCTRDDLRTVCARLPHNKCHANGQRDVWQ is encoded by the exons ATGAATGACATTCGCCATTCCCTGCTCCGCCGGGATGCCCTGAGTGCTGCCAAAGAAGTGCTGTATCACTTGGACATCTACTTCAGCAGTCAGCTCCAAAATGCACCTCTTCCCATTGTGGACAAAGGCCCAATTGAGTTGCTGGAAGAGTTcatatttcaggttcccaaaGAGCGCAACTCCCAGCCTAAA AGGTTGAATTCTCTTCAGGAGCTTCAACTCCTTGAGATCATGTGCAGTTATTTCCAAGAGCAAACCAAGGATTCAGTCCGGCAGATCATTTTCTCAGCCCTTTTCAGCCCTCAAGGAAACAAAGCAGATGACGGCAGGATGATCTTGCTAGGAAAATTGGTTTCTATGGCGGTAGCTGTGTGCAGAGTTCCCGTTCTGGAATGTGCTGCATCGTGGCTGCAG CGAACACCTGCAATCTACTCTGTGAGGTTAGCCCGTGCCCTAGTGGATGACTACTGCTGTTTGGTGCCAGGTTCCATTCAGACATTGAAACAAATATTCAATGCCAGTCctcgcttctgctgccagttcataaCGTCGGTTACTGTGCTCTATGACCTTTCTTCAG ATGATCTCATCCCCCCTTCGGACTTGCTCGAGATGGTTGTCTCTTGGATCTTTGAAGACCCCCGTTTGATACTCATAACCTTTTTAAACACTCCTATTGCAGCCAACCTGCCAATAGGATTTTTAGAGCTCACCCCCCTCACTGGACTGATCCGCTGGTGTGTGAAGGCCCCCTTGgcttacaaaagaaaaaagaaggccTCTCTCTCAAATGGTCACCTCACCAATAAAATTGCCAAGGACTCAGCCACTGGAGCTGACAAAGACTGCCACCTGCTGTATTCCAAACTGCATCTAAGTGTCCTACAGGTTCTCATGATGCTTCAGGGGCACTTAACAGAGAAGAACCTATATGGCCGACTAGGTCTAGTGCCCTTTGACCACGTGGTTCCACTTGTTGAGGAAATTAACAGACTGTCTGACGAACTCAATCCACTCAATGCTTCCAAAGAGATTGAACTGGCTCTAGACAGATTGGCTCAGGCTCTGCAGGTGGCCATGGCATCAGGAGCATTGCTGTGCACGAGAG ATGACTTGAGAACAGTGTGCGCTCGGCTACCCCACAACAA
- the C10H7orf26 gene encoding uncharacterized protein C7orf26 homolog isoform X1: MNDIRHSLLRRDALSAAKEVLYHLDIYFSSQLQNAPLPIVDKGPIELLEEFIFQVPKERNSQPKRLNSLQELQLLEIMCSYFQEQTKDSVRQIIFSALFSPQGNKADDGRMILLGKLVSMAVAVCRVPVLECAASWLQRTPAIYSVRLARALVDDYCCLVPGSIQTLKQIFNASPRFCCQFITSVTVLYDLSSDDLIPPSDLLEMVVSWIFEDPRLILITFLNTPIAANLPIGFLELTPLTGLIRWCVKAPLAYKRKKKASLSNGHLTNKIAKDSATGADKDCHLLYSKLHLSVLQVLMMLQGHLTEKNLYGRLGLVPFDHVVPLVEEINRLSDELNPLNASKEIELALDRLAQALQVAMASGALLCTRDDLRTVCARLPHNNLLQLVISGPVQQATHAALPPGFYPHIHTPPLGYPAHAAHPALPAHPAHPAHPAHPVQTFIPGMTFPYRPIR; the protein is encoded by the exons ATGAATGACATTCGCCATTCCCTGCTCCGCCGGGATGCCCTGAGTGCTGCCAAAGAAGTGCTGTATCACTTGGACATCTACTTCAGCAGTCAGCTCCAAAATGCACCTCTTCCCATTGTGGACAAAGGCCCAATTGAGTTGCTGGAAGAGTTcatatttcaggttcccaaaGAGCGCAACTCCCAGCCTAAA AGGTTGAATTCTCTTCAGGAGCTTCAACTCCTTGAGATCATGTGCAGTTATTTCCAAGAGCAAACCAAGGATTCAGTCCGGCAGATCATTTTCTCAGCCCTTTTCAGCCCTCAAGGAAACAAAGCAGATGACGGCAGGATGATCTTGCTAGGAAAATTGGTTTCTATGGCGGTAGCTGTGTGCAGAGTTCCCGTTCTGGAATGTGCTGCATCGTGGCTGCAG CGAACACCTGCAATCTACTCTGTGAGGTTAGCCCGTGCCCTAGTGGATGACTACTGCTGTTTGGTGCCAGGTTCCATTCAGACATTGAAACAAATATTCAATGCCAGTCctcgcttctgctgccagttcataaCGTCGGTTACTGTGCTCTATGACCTTTCTTCAG ATGATCTCATCCCCCCTTCGGACTTGCTCGAGATGGTTGTCTCTTGGATCTTTGAAGACCCCCGTTTGATACTCATAACCTTTTTAAACACTCCTATTGCAGCCAACCTGCCAATAGGATTTTTAGAGCTCACCCCCCTCACTGGACTGATCCGCTGGTGTGTGAAGGCCCCCTTGgcttacaaaagaaaaaagaaggccTCTCTCTCAAATGGTCACCTCACCAATAAAATTGCCAAGGACTCAGCCACTGGAGCTGACAAAGACTGCCACCTGCTGTATTCCAAACTGCATCTAAGTGTCCTACAGGTTCTCATGATGCTTCAGGGGCACTTAACAGAGAAGAACCTATATGGCCGACTAGGTCTAGTGCCCTTTGACCACGTGGTTCCACTTGTTGAGGAAATTAACAGACTGTCTGACGAACTCAATCCACTCAATGCTTCCAAAGAGATTGAACTGGCTCTAGACAGATTGGCTCAGGCTCTGCAGGTGGCCATGGCATCAGGAGCATTGCTGTGCACGAGAG ATGACTTGAGAACAGTGTGCGCTCGGCTACCCCACAACAA CCTACTCCAGCTGGTGATTTCAGGTCCAGTGCAACAAGCAACCCATGCTGCTTTGCCACCAGGATTTTATCCTCATATCCACACCCCTCCACTGGGCTATCCTGCACATGCAGCACACCCCGCGTTGCCTGCGCATCCAGCTCATCCAGCACACCCAGCCCATCCTGTGCAGACATTTATACCAGGCATGACTTTCCCATACAGGCCTATTCGCTAA